The genomic window CATCGGGTTGCGGGAAGTCTACAGTATTAAGAACGATCGCGGGTTTAGAATCGGCGACAGAGGGAAACTTATATATTGGCGATACTTTAGTTAATAATATTCCTGCCAGAGCGCGAGATGTAGCAATGGTTTTTCAAAACTATGCACTGTATCCGCACATGACGGTAGCCGAAAATATTGGCTTTGGTTTGCAAATGCGAAAAGCCGATCCTAAAACCATTCGAGAAAGAGTATCTGTAGTAGCAAAAAGTCTGGCTTTAGAACACTTGCTAGAACGCAAACCTAAACAGCTTTCGGGGGGACAACAACAAAGAGTAGCATTAGGGAGAGCGATCGCCCGTCAACCCCAAGTATTTTTATTAGATGAACCCTTATCTAACTTAGATGCACAGTTAAGAGACGATACAAGGGTTGAACTCAAGCAATTGCACCAACAGTTAGGGATTACAACTATTTATGTGACTCACGATCAAACCGAAGCCATGACATTGGGCGATCGCATTGTGGTACTAAATAACGGTAAAATTCAGCAAATTGGCGCACCGCAAAGCATTTATGCTAAACCTGCTAATCGCATGGTGGCGACGTTTTTAGGCAATCCACCCATGAATATTATTCCCGCAATCTATACAAATAATAGTTTTAAAGTTGGGAATCAATTTTTAGTTTGTCCTGCAAGTGTTAGAGAGAAATTACACCCTGTTGAGGGACAGAGTTTTGATTTGGGGATTCGTCCAGAAAATATATATATCGATAAAACACCTCTAACAAATACAACCTCTTTACAAGTTGAAGTTAAAGTAATTGAACCTTTGGGGAGAGAAACCTTAATTCGCGGGGAAATAGCAGGAGTACAGATAAACGTTCAAGGGGGTAAAGATGTGGCTTCGCATCCGGGAGAAGTTTTAGCTTTAGCCTTAGATTTAGACCAATTATTTATATTTGAGCCAACAACGGGTAATACTTTATACCCCTAAAAAAGCTGGTGGATAAACAACTTTTCCCTTTTGATCTCGATAATTATTTAGAGTTTTAACCATAAAAAAATCTTCCGGTACGGGAAAAGGAGACTCGATCTGATAGCAAACAGAAGGTTTAAAGCCAAAACGGTTGTAAAACTGAGGATTTCCCAAAGCGATCGCACTAGATTCCCCCATTGTATCGGCTCTTATTAATCCTGCTCGTACCAAAGCGCTACCGATACCTTGTTTTTGAAACTGTGACTTCACAGCTAGAGGTGCTAAACCCAAAACTTTACAAGTCACATCATCTACTAAATCTATATAGCTAAATAAAATGTGACCGACAATAACGCCGTCAACTTCAGCCACTAGGGAAAGATTGGGGATATAGCGAGTACTCTTGCGAATTTCCTGTACTAGCCTTGCTTCATTATCTTGCCCAAAGGCCTGCAAAATTACGTCAGAAATCTCTTGATAATCTGCTAGTTGTTCGGCGCGAATGAGCATCTTATAGAGACTCCTTGCATTAATTGTAAACGTGTAGGGGCGCAATGCATTGCGCCCCTACAACAACAAAATGTTTATAAATTATATGCGATCGCTCTAAGCCAATTGTTTTTCATGTAATTGTGCGTGTAACTGATTGGGAACAAAAGCACCGTGTTCGGTAATAATGGCGGTAATTAAGTCCGCAGGAGTAACATCAAAAGCAGGATTGTAGAAGTCTGCGCCATCAGGAGTAATAATTGTTTCGCCGATTTGATAAATTTCTACTGGATCTCTTTCTTCAATAGGAATTTCGCTACCTGTAGCCAATTGAAAATCAATGGTAGAAAGCGGTGCAGCTACAAAAAAGGGTACGTTGTGAGCTTTGGCAATTAAAGCCAGACTGTAAGTACCGATTTTATTTGCGGTGTCTCCATTTGCTGCAATCCGGTCTGCGCCTACAACTACCGCATCAATCATTTTACGCTGCATACAGTGCGCTGCCATGCCATCAGTGATTACAGTTACGGGTATACCCTCAGTTACGCACTCCCAAGCGGTGAGTTTTGCACCCTGGAGGCGGGGACGGGTTTCGTCGGCGTAGAGTCTGGTCAAACGTCCTTCCCGCCAAGCGGAACGCACTACACCTAGGGCTGTACCGTAGCCAGCCGTTGCTAAAGCTCCAGCATTACAGTGAGTCAGCAAGTTTAGTTTATCAGGATTGGTGGGTAAAGCTGCTAAACCATAGTCGCCGATCGCATGACAAGTCTGCAAATCTTCAGAATTTATGCTCTGCGCGGTTTTGAGGAGAATTTCTTTAATTTGGTCAACATTACCAATGCTTTCGTAGGCGGTGCGTAGCATTCGCGCGATCGCCCAAAATAAGTTTACCGCCGTTGGACGAGTAGAACGCAATAATTTTGCTACTTCTTCTAAGTGGGTAAAAAAGCGCTCTCTATTTTGGGTATCAATTTCCCTTGCGCCCAAATACATCCCATAAGCCGCCGCTACCCCAATTGCTGGCGCACCGCGCACAATCATAGTTTTAATTGCTTGCGCCATATCATCGCAGCGATGAATTTCTACTAGAGAGTATTCGTTAGGTAAACGAGTTTGATCGATTAGCCATACCGCGTTTTCAGACCAAATAACCGGATAAACTTGTGTATTTTGAGGCATCATAAATTTATTTGTAATGTGCTTAGTGGCATGAACGCTCATACAGGGCAACAACAATTGACTATTTTGTTCTTTAAGATTACCTCCAGTACGTCACTTTTGCGATGTCAATATCGTTCTGGATAAAGTCTATTGAGCTACAAAATTAAACTTTACCAAAACGGCGATCGCGTCCTTGATAATTAGCTAAAGCTTTGTGAAACTCTGTTCGGTTAAAATCGGGCCACAATGTATCAGTGACATAGATTTCTGAATACGCCATTTGCCAAAGTAAAAAATTACTAATCCGCATTTCACCACTGGTACGAATGACTAAATCTGGGTCGCTTCTTCCCGCCGTGTAGAGGTGACTTGAAAACAATGCCTCATCTATATCTTGGGGGGCAATTTTACCTTGTTGGACTAAATGGGCGATCGCTTTTGTGGCATCAATAATTTCTTGTCTACCGCCGTAATTAGTCGCCACCGTAAATTGAATATCTTGATTGTGCTGAGTTTCGCTCATCGAACGTTCAATTTCCGCTTGCAGGGAGTGCGGCAAACCGTCTAATTTGCCCACAAAGTGGATTTGAACGTTTTCCTGCATCATCCCCCGCAGTTCTTGACGCAGCACCCTTTGAAACAAGGTCATTAAAAAATCGACTTCCTCTAACGGTCTACTCCAATTTTCCGTTGAAAAAGCATAAGCCGTCAGTGCTTTGATGCCCCAATCTTTACAACAACGCAATAAGTCTTTGAGAGTATCTACGCCCTTTTTATGCCCCATAATGCGCGGTAAACCTTGATTTTTAGCCCATCTACCATTTCCATCCATAATTACCGCTACGTGCTTGGGCAAACGTTCTAGCGTTAGGTCTGGGGGCAATTGTTGCAGTACACTTGGGGGTTTCATTTTTTCTTTCGAGACGATGATAGTAGACCGAGTAAACGTGAAATTAGAAGTTGCCCTCTAGTTTTGATTTGATGCCCCAAACTTCGTAGACTAGGAGCTACAGCTTCTCGTTCCACTACGGGCGAAAATCTCGCCTCCAACAGTTCTTTTAGTTTACTGCTGGTCAGGGGTCTATTTAGTATTCCCCGTTCTGCTAAAGATATTGAACCTGTTTCCTCTGATACTACGACACAAATACAATTTTCTACTCGCTCAGTAATGCCCATCGCCGCCCGGTGACGAGTTCCTAGCTGACGGGAGGCGGTACGTTCGCTAAGGGGCAATATTACCCCCGATGCCATAATTCTTGAACCGCGAATTAAGGTTGCACCGTCGTGTAATAAAGTTTTTGGCTGGAAAATTGTTTGCAAAAGCTCCTTAGAAATTTCGGCGTTTAGCTTTACTCCGGGGACAGAAAAATAGCGATCGTCTAGGGGGCTATCGGTTTCTAAAATCAGTAAAGCGCCGATGCGATTTTGGGATAGTTCTTTAACCGCATCAACAATTTCATCAACTACACTATCGGGTTTAGAAGTGGTGCTAGTCGCTGGTTGCAACAACTGTTTAAATTCTCCCCGTCCTAATTGTTCCAAAAATCGCCGAAACTCTAACTGAAACACTACCGCCATTGCTACCGCCGAACCTACTACCAATTTTTCTAAGACAAAATTTAATAGTTGCAGGCGCAAATAAGCGCTCAGAGCGGAGGCGAGAATTAAAATAATAAATCCCCGTACCATCCACAAAGTTCGACGTTCGCCGACAATTACCAGCACCATATAGGTGAGCGCTAACACCAAGCCCAAATCGAGAGTTTGAAGCAACAAAGGCTGCACCCAGCCTAAGTTTGTCAGCCATTGCTTCCACAAATCTCTCATTAGTTGCAACTTTACCTTTGTTGTAAAAATCCGTTGGTGTTCCAGGGAGTATTTTTACTAATCCCTCTACTTATTATTGACTGCTCAGTCGTTCTGGTAGTCGGTCAAAACGAATTAAATCTTGATAAGTTTCGCGCTGCAAAATTAGATTTGCTTCGCCATTACTAACCAATACTGCCGCCGGACGAGGCAAGCGGTTGTAGTTAGATGCCATGCTGTAATTGTAAGCACCTGTTGCCATGACCGCGAGAATATCTCCAGGATTGGTAGGAGGTAAAGTTGCGTTTTTAATTAAAATATCACCAGATTCGCAGTGTTTTCCAGCTACCGTAACCGTCTGAGTTAGCGGTGCAGACATTTTGTTAGCGATCGCAGCGCGATAAACGGATTGATAAGTAATAGGGCGAGGATTATCAGACATACCTCCATCTACAGCGATATAAGTGCGGATTTCGGGAATTACTTTCGATGAGCCGATAGTATAAGCTGTAATGCAAGCAGAACCAACCAGACTACGCCCTGGTTCGCATAATAATTTAGGTAAAGGTAAGTTTTCGGTTGTGCAGGCATTTTTTACGGCGTGACAAATAGTTTGTACCCATTCGTCAATACTAGGGGGATCGTCAGATTCGGTGTAACGTATACCTAAACCGCCGCCAACGTTTAATTCACTAATTTTTAGTCCATACTCCGCCGCTTTTTTAATCCACTGCACCATCACCCCGCCTAAATCTTGGTGTGGTTGACGTTCAAAAATTTGCGAACCGATATGAGCGTGGAGTCCGATACAATTTAAGCATTCTTGCTGACTGACAAAAGCAAATACTTCATCTAATTGATTGGGATCGAAACCAAATTTGCTGTCTAAGTGTCCTGTGCGGATGTATTCGTGAGTATGGCACTCAATACCGGGAGTTAGCCGCAGCATAATCCGGGTAGAATCGCCTATTGCTACTAAATTGTGCAATTCTTGCCAATTATCTACGACGATCGCACAACCTGATGAGATCGCTTCCTTTAATTCTTGCACCGATTTATTATTGCCATGCAAGTAAAGTTTATCAGGGGTAACTCCGGCTTTTAATGCGGTATAGAGTTCGCCCCCCGATACTATATCAATGCCCAAACCTTCGGAAAATGCGATCGCGCATACCGCCAAACAACTCCAAGCTTTAGAAGCGTAAAGTACCTGTGATTCCCCCGGATAATAACGCTGCATAGCTTCTCGATACTGACGGCAAGCAGTGCGGAGAGTTTCTTCGTCTAAAATATATAGTGGTGAACCAAATTGTTTTACGAGGCTAGGAACATCGCAACCGCCGATTTCTAGAGCATCATGCTCGTTAACTTTGGCGGTAATGGGTAATAATTCTTGGTTAGGGGAAGTTACTAGAGTATTATTTGCATTGGGTAAATAACCAGTGCCAGAATTTTCGCTTTCTACCGGGTGAAACGTAGATACCATAATTTCAGAAGTCAGTTGTTAATTTCTAGTGTACTAAGCGCTCGTACCAATAACTCGTGTGAATTTATTAGAACTTAAACCAATTACAACTCAAATGCTTAAAGCCGTAGTAGAACTAGACGGGCTATGCTTTGGCGGTTTGTGGACATTTGAAGGCTACGAGCGAGAGATAGACAGCACCAACGCCGATTTGCTGGGTTTATCCCTTCCTGGTAATCCGCCTTTATTAGTAGGAATGGGCTGTTTGTGGTCAATTGTCGATGAAGCTCATATTACAATTTTGGCAGTGCATCCCCGCTACCAAAGTCAAGGTTTCGGGCAATTTATCTTATTAGCATTACTTACTTCTGCTCAGAGACGAGGATTAGAAAGAGCTAGTTTAGAAGTA from Synechocystis sp. PCC 7509 includes these protein-coding regions:
- a CDS encoding GNAT family N-acetyltransferase encodes the protein MLIRAEQLADYQEISDVILQAFGQDNEARLVQEIRKSTRYIPNLSLVAEVDGVIVGHILFSYIDLVDDVTCKVLGLAPLAVKSQFQKQGIGSALVRAGLIRADTMGESSAIALGNPQFYNRFGFKPSVCYQIESPFPVPEDFFMVKTLNNYRDQKGKVVYPPAFLGV
- a CDS encoding isoprenyl transferase — translated: MKPPSVLQQLPPDLTLERLPKHVAVIMDGNGRWAKNQGLPRIMGHKKGVDTLKDLLRCCKDWGIKALTAYAFSTENWSRPLEEVDFLMTLFQRVLRQELRGMMQENVQIHFVGKLDGLPHSLQAEIERSMSETQHNQDIQFTVATNYGGRQEIIDATKAIAHLVQQGKIAPQDIDEALFSSHLYTAGRSDPDLVIRTSGEMRISNFLLWQMAYSEIYVTDTLWPDFNRTEFHKALANYQGRDRRFGKV
- the lysA gene encoding diaminopimelate decarboxylase, producing the protein MVSTFHPVESENSGTGYLPNANNTLVTSPNQELLPITAKVNEHDALEIGGCDVPSLVKQFGSPLYILDEETLRTACRQYREAMQRYYPGESQVLYASKAWSCLAVCAIAFSEGLGIDIVSGGELYTALKAGVTPDKLYLHGNNKSVQELKEAISSGCAIVVDNWQELHNLVAIGDSTRIMLRLTPGIECHTHEYIRTGHLDSKFGFDPNQLDEVFAFVSQQECLNCIGLHAHIGSQIFERQPHQDLGGVMVQWIKKAAEYGLKISELNVGGGLGIRYTESDDPPSIDEWVQTICHAVKNACTTENLPLPKLLCEPGRSLVGSACITAYTIGSSKVIPEIRTYIAVDGGMSDNPRPITYQSVYRAAIANKMSAPLTQTVTVAGKHCESGDILIKNATLPPTNPGDILAVMATGAYNYSMASNYNRLPRPAAVLVSNGEANLILQRETYQDLIRFDRLPERLSSQ
- the mtnA gene encoding S-methyl-5-thioribose-1-phosphate isomerase, which encodes MPQNTQVYPVIWSENAVWLIDQTRLPNEYSLVEIHRCDDMAQAIKTMIVRGAPAIGVAAAYGMYLGAREIDTQNRERFFTHLEEVAKLLRSTRPTAVNLFWAIARMLRTAYESIGNVDQIKEILLKTAQSINSEDLQTCHAIGDYGLAALPTNPDKLNLLTHCNAGALATAGYGTALGVVRSAWREGRLTRLYADETRPRLQGAKLTAWECVTEGIPVTVITDGMAAHCMQRKMIDAVVVGADRIAANGDTANKIGTYSLALIAKAHNVPFFVAAPLSTIDFQLATGSEIPIEERDPVEIYQIGETIITPDGADFYNPAFDVTPADLITAIITEHGAFVPNQLHAQLHEKQLA
- the cdaA gene encoding diadenylate cyclase CdaA gives rise to the protein MRDLWKQWLTNLGWVQPLLLQTLDLGLVLALTYMVLVIVGERRTLWMVRGFIILILASALSAYLRLQLLNFVLEKLVVGSAVAMAVVFQLEFRRFLEQLGRGEFKQLLQPATSTTSKPDSVVDEIVDAVKELSQNRIGALLILETDSPLDDRYFSVPGVKLNAEISKELLQTIFQPKTLLHDGATLIRGSRIMASGVILPLSERTASRQLGTRHRAAMGITERVENCICVVVSEETGSISLAERGILNRPLTSSKLKELLEARFSPVVEREAVAPSLRSLGHQIKTRGQLLISRLLGLLSSSRKKK
- a CDS encoding ABC transporter ATP-binding protein; this translates as MANVRLEGIKRRFNNVTAIEDITFTVPDGQFWVLVGPSGCGKSTVLRTIAGLESATEGNLYIGDTLVNNIPARARDVAMVFQNYALYPHMTVAENIGFGLQMRKADPKTIRERVSVVAKSLALEHLLERKPKQLSGGQQQRVALGRAIARQPQVFLLDEPLSNLDAQLRDDTRVELKQLHQQLGITTIYVTHDQTEAMTLGDRIVVLNNGKIQQIGAPQSIYAKPANRMVATFLGNPPMNIIPAIYTNNSFKVGNQFLVCPASVREKLHPVEGQSFDLGIRPENIYIDKTPLTNTTSLQVEVKVIEPLGRETLIRGEIAGVQINVQGGKDVASHPGEVLALALDLDQLFIFEPTTGNTLYP
- the rimI gene encoding ribosomal protein S18-alanine N-acetyltransferase, which translates into the protein MNLLELKPITTQMLKAVVELDGLCFGGLWTFEGYEREIDSTNADLLGLSLPGNPPLLVGMGCLWSIVDEAHITILAVHPRYQSQGFGQFILLALLTSAQRRGLERASLEVRTSNKCAIALYQKFGFKTAGIRKRYYSDTGEDALILWRGGLQDAEFIQNLTSWRQNVRSRIVTTTGYQLKVH